The Pseudomonas hefeiensis genomic sequence GCATGAGCTAACTCCTGTTCGCATCATTGGTTGAGGCTGAGGTTTCGCCGTGATGACTGTGACCACCGTGGCGGTGGCCGAAAAAATGCATCAGCGGGCACAACAGCAAAATCATGTATGGCAGCAAGCCCAGCACATGGCCGTAGTGTTCTCTTGCCAGATAGAACAGCACGATCACCAGCAGCATGCCCAGCGCTATGCCGGGTTTGCTCCTCCAAAATGTTGGAGACCTGTTAGCGGAACGTGGTGAATTCATCATGATTCTGTACTCCTGAGGGAGTGCTTTTTAGTGACGCGTTGTACAGATGCAACGGGCGGCGGTTTTGTCCTTGGCTTATTGGCTAAGGTAAAACCGTCGCGGCATCGCCTACAGGCTTGTACGCGTCACTTGCTCATCGGCAGCTTCATCATGCTCGATTGCTGATCCATCATTCTCATCATCATGTTCATCATTCCCATCCCCATGCCGTCTTTGTTGCCGGCCATGCCCATGCCAGGACAGTTCATATGCATCATGGCCATGCTGTCCTTCATCGTCTTCATGCTCTCCTGCATGGCGGCGTGTCGCTCGGCAGGGGTCTTGGCGGCGGCTGCCTTGTCGTGTGCAGCCTGCATTTTTTGCATTTGCTCGGTCATGACATTGTTTTGCATCGGCGTAGCTGCTTCGCCTGTCTGGGCGGGAGCGGTCGGCGTCTGCTCCGGGTGATGCTCATCGACTGCCGAGGCCATGAGTGGGCTGCTCACGAGCAGAGTGGCGAGGATAAATTTCAATGAGGCATTCATGGCAATCTCCAAAGGGTGAGGACAACTCAGGTAATACCAAGCCGCACCGGGTTGGCGCAGTCAGACAGTGCGCCGAAGATCGGCGCGCAGAAGGTCGGATTAATCGTTGAAACGGACGAAAATCAGGCGGGCAGGCGGGCTGGCCGGTACAGGGCGCTGTAATGCAAGAAAGGCAAAAGCGGAGGGGGTGGCGGGATACAAAATCAGCAACGCAGGGATCAGGAACAGAAACGTCCAACTGAACAGGTCAAATATTTGAAGATGGAGCGAAGGGCTTACAGCTATCGCCGCATCGGCGCAGTGCTGAAGGCAACCGAGGGTATGGGCTTCGTGGCTATCGTGATCTTGCGCGGTGTTCAGCGAAACATGAGTTGTAGCCGGATTGTGGCTGGGCTGTACCAGACATCCCTGGGTCGCTGCCAGACCAAACGCTAACACCCACAGCACGATGGCGAGGCGTATGAACGCTGGTTGACAATGGCGAAACCAGAACATGGAGAATCTCCGGTACTGATTAACGGGTTTTATGTTTTCAACATACAGCACATCGAAGTGCCAAAGTTGATCCATATCAATGTATGCAGCCGGGTGTCGACTCTCGTGGTGTGGTCAAATTGTATGGTTTAGAGCTGGCTTTTGGCTGTCGGTTTTTAGTGACCGCCAAATTTCGCGGTTGCCCTTAACGGCTGCTCGTATTGATGCGGGGATGACTATCCAGAAATAGTACGTGCCGTGGCGGTTTCGTGAGAGGTACGAGGGGACTGGTTTCAAGGGGGGCACCGGTTGATGCCTCATCAGAGTGTCACGCCTTGATGGCGCATCTGCTGAAAATGCCAGCTTCAGATAGCACAGTGCACCGAGAACGCGGCGCTGTGCCGGGGTAATTTGAACCAATCATGTAACTAACTGATATAAATCATATCTTTAGGTTGTGGAGTTCGCCTGGAATACTGTTTGGAATACAGAGTTTTGATGCTGTTGCGTCAGGGCAGTGTCGGGTGATGTGAGCCCGTCACCTATCAGCAAAAGGAGGCTCATGGGGTGCTGGCTAATAATCAAGGTGTATCCCTGCTTCGAATTCACCGGATATCAGCCGCACTATGACTTGCGGTCGCTTCAGTTTGTGCCTTGCGGCCCATTCACCCAGCTGGGCGATCACCGCTATCGGGATTATTACGTGAGCTGTTTCTTGTCTGGATTTTCTTGTCTGGATTGCGCGCGTCGAGCTGCTTGCGATTCCATCTCTTTTTTATCTCATTGATGATCGCCTTTTGCTCGTTACGCCCGAGCAGCCTTTCTCCATCGAAAAACATGAGTAGCTCTTTGTAATTTGTAATGGGGGTGTCTCGCTGAGACCAAAGGCGGTTGTCTTTCTCCAGCTGCTCCCAAGCGCATGCGCTGCGTTTGGCACCTTCCTTTTTGTCTTCGAACTCGAATGCACTGTCCTTTGCCTTGTGCCTAAATCATTCTTTGCGAAGAGATTCGACTCCCTACGCCTTCTCCTTTAGTGTCAGCATTCCAAATATCAATTATGGCAATCCGAACTCGCCAGCTTGGCCCCCAGCCGGGTGCTGCATTTCGAAAAAGCAGTCAGTGTCGAGCTACCGTTACACCTCGCTAGTCATAACCCGGAAACCCTCAGATGGGCGATTCGCTACGCGAAGCTGTTTGAGCGTACGGAGTCGCCGCTCTGGCTTGCCATGCGTGCGTTGCTCGCAGGGGATGAGTGGCAAGTTTTCTTCGGTGTTTGCGACCGTTTATTGGATCAACTCAAGCCTTTTGATGAGCTGATTGTCCGCTCTGAAAAACAGCTTAAGCATTTATCGCTGCTTGAGTTGTTTTCCTACCTCAGCGTGCTGGCTTAGGGGATAACCCACGAAGGTGCTTGCCGAATAGTGGCTGGGCGGATCTCCTGCTTGGACTCGATCTCGCACTGGTCTCCAGGCAAACCCAAAGCCGATAAGAAGTTAGTTTTGGCTGCAAAATTTTAGTTTGACTAGCAAAATGTCACGCTAAGAAAAGCCACCGTGTTACCCTCGGGGTTCACGAGAAGACTAATTTCCAGGGGCACAGCCATGATCCGCTGCCATCTCGCCCGCATGATGGGCGAGCACAAAATGCGTATTGCTGACGTAGCCAGAGAAACGGGGCTCAGCCGCGCCACGGTGACCCTGCTCTACAAAGAAACAGCGCAGAAAGTGGATCTGGAAGCCATTGAGAAACTGTGCCTAATGTTTGAATGTCAAGTAGGCGACCTGCTTGAGCTGAAACCAGCATAGACACCGCTGCTGCCACAGCTCCGGATCACACAGCAAGCGCCTTAACGACATCCAATAAACGACTAAATCCTAGAAAATCAACAGGGAAACCGCATGACCAGCACCCAACAACGCGCCGCTCTGCAGCGCCAGATATGGGCCATTGCCAACGATGTCCGTGGCGCCGTCGATGGCTGGGACTTCAAGCAATACGTGCTCGGCACCCTGTTCTACCGCTTCATCAGCGAAAACTTCGCTGATTACATGACGGGCGGCGATGAGTCAGTCGATTACGCAGCCATGGATAATGGCGACAAGAATATCGCGGCAGTCAAAGACGATGCCATAAGGACGAAGGGTTACTTCATCTACCCCAGCCAGATGTTTGCCAATGTCGTCGCCAGCGCCAATACCAACGAAAGCCTGAACACCGACCTGGCTAACATCTTTAAAGACATTGAAGCGTCCGCCAATGGCTACCCCTCCGAACGCGATATCAAAGGCCTGTTTGCCGACTTCGACACCACCAGCAACCGCTTGGGCAATACCGTCAAGGACAAGAATGCGCGCCTCGCTGACGTGCTCAAAGGCGTAGCCGGGTTGGATTTTGGCACCTTTGACGAAAGCCACATCGACCTGTTTGGCGACGCTTACGAATTCCTCATCTCCAACTACGCCGCCAATGCCGGCAAATCGGGCGGTGAGTTCTTCACTCCGCAGCAGGTCTCCAAGCTGATCGCCCAGCTCGCCATGCACAAGCAAACCAGTATCAACAAGATCTACGATCCCGCTTGCGGCTCGGGCTCGCTGCTGCTGCAAGCCAAGAGGCACTTTGATGAACACATCATCGAAGACGGTTTTTTCGGTCAGGAACTCAACCACACCACGTATAACCTGGCGCGGATGAACATGTTCCTTCACAACGTCAACTACGACAAATTCAACATCCAGCTAGGCGACACCCTAGCCGAGCCACACTTTGGCGATGATAAACCTTTCGATGCCATCGTCTCCAACCCGCCCTACTCGGTGAAGTGGAAGGGCATGGACGACCCCACCCTGATCAACGACGACCGCTTTGCCCCGGCCGGCGTGCTTGCGCCGAAGTCCAAGGCCGACTTTGCTTTTGTGCTGCACGCCCTCAGCTACCTCTCGGCCAAAGGTCGCGCTGCCATCGTCTGCTTCCCCGGCATTTTCTACCGGGGCGGAGCCGAGCAGAAGATCCGCCAATACTTAGTGGACAACAACTATGTGGAAAGCGTGATTTCGCTTGCCCCCAACCTATTTTATGGCACCTCCATCGCCGTGAATATTCTGGTGCTGTCCAAACACAAGACGGACACCACCACTCAATTTATCGACGCCAGCGGTCTGCTCAAGAAAGAAGCCAACAACAACGTGCTGCTGGACAGGCATATCGAGCAGATCATGCAGGTGTTCGACAGCAAGGCGAATGTGGATCACTTTGCCCAATCCGTTCCTTTGGAGAAGGTAGCTGCCAACGACTACAACCTGTCCGTTAGCAGCTATATCGATGCCAAGGACACCCGTGACGTGGTGAATATCGCTCAGCTCAATGCCGACCTGAAAACCACGGTTGCTAGGATCGATCAACTGCGGGCCGAGATTGATGCCATCGTTGCGGAGATTGAAGGTGAGGAGTTGGGGGTATGAGCGGCGTGAGCTTTTTGGAGAGGCTGCTGGATGGTGTAGTGGTGGAGTGGCTACCACTTGGTGACGTTACGAAATATGAACAACCAACTAAGTATTTAGTAGCAACAAAGAACTACAGCGACGACTTTGAAACCCCCGTTCTGACTGCTGGAAAAACCTTTGTACTCGGCTACACGGACGAGGCTCACGGTATCTATAAGGCATCTGAAACGCCTGTAATAATATTTGATGACTTTACGACCGCTAATAAATGGGTGGACTTTGATTTCAAAGCCAAATCATCGGCCATGAAGATGATTACCTCAAGTGACGAAGGTAAGACGTTAATTAAATATATTTACTTCTGGCTTAACACATTGCCAAGCGAACTGGTTGATGGCGACCACAAACGCCAGTGGATCAGTAATTATGCATGCAAAAAAATCCCGATCCCTTGCCCAGAAAATCCCAAGAAATCGCTTGAAATCCAGGCCGAAATCGTTCGTATACTGGATATTTTTACTGAGATGACCGCCGAGCTGACCGCCGAGCTGACCGCGCGAAAAAAGCAATACAACTATTACCGTGACCAACTGTTGAGCTTTAAAAATAGGAATGTAGAATGGAAGGCGCTGTGCGAAGTTGGTGAGTTTATCCGTGGCAAGCGTTTTACCAAGGCTGACTATGTGGAAGACGGAATCAGCGTTATCCATTACGGCGAAATATACACGCGTTACGGCGTTTTTACGACACAAGCTTTTTCTCAGGTCAGAAACAATATGGCTGGGTCACTGCGCTATGCAGAGCCGGGCGATGTAGTGATAACTGACGTGGGTGAGACTGTTGATGATGTTGGTAAGGCAGTGGCATGGCTCGGAGATGAAAAGGTCGCTATTCACGACCATTGCTATGCTTTTCGGCATTCAATGAATCCGAAGTTTGTTTCCTATTGCATGCAAGCGACATCGTTCGTTGCCGAGAAGGCGAAATATATAGCCAGAACCAAAGTGAATACATTGCTGGTTAATGGATTTTCAAAGATTAAAATCCCTGTTCCGTATCCAGATGATCTGGATAAATCCCTTGCAGAACAAGCCCGCATCGTCGCTATCCTCGATAAATTATACGTGTTGACAAACTCCGTCAGCAAAGGCTTGCCGTGCGAAATTGCTTTGCGCCAAAAACAATACGCGTATTATCGCGACTTACTTTTGAGTTTCCCCAGGCCAGAAGAGGTAGCGGCGTAATATGGGCAAGACGCTATCGGAAATAGCTCAACAGTTGAGCACCCCTAAAACGGTTCAAAAAACCGTTCCTGAAAAGACGAAGGTGATAGAAGAGGCTAAACCTGTGCCCAAGGTGCAGCTTATCTATGCCTTTAACGGTACGGGCAAAACACGCCTGTCGCGTGAGTTAAAGCAGCTAATTGCACCGAAGGGCGATGGCGGAGACGGAGCTGGTGAGGCAGATCAGCTTGAGTTATCTCGTAACAAAATTCTTTATTACAATGCGTTTACCGAAGACTTGTTCTTTTGGGATAACGATTTGGCGGGAGATGCAGAGCCCAAGCTGAAGATTCAACCGAATTCATACACGGATTGGTTGCTCGCGCTACTTAAAGATTTGGGGCAGGACGGAAACATTGTCAAGTATTTCCAGCGCTATGCGAATGACAAACTAACGCCACATTTTAGTGAAGACTTCACAGAGGTAAGCTTTTCTCTGGGCGTGGCGATAACGAACGATCTGGCTATATCAAGATATCCAAGGGGGAGGAAAGTAATTTCGTATGGAGTGTCTTTTATGCCCTGTTGGATCAAGTAATCACGATTCTAAATTTCGCCGAGCCTGAAGGCCGGGAGACCAACCAGTTTGACCGCTTGGAATACGTCTTTATTGATGATCCGGTCAGCTCTCTTGACGACAACCATTTGATCGAATTGGCGGTCAACTTAGGCGGGTTGATCAAATCCAGTCGATCCGACCTGAAGTTTATTGTTACGACGCACAGCCCGTTGTTCTACAACGTATTATTCAATGAGCTGAAAAATAAGGTCTGCTATTTGCTAGAGCATCTTGATGATGGAACTTATGCTCTCACTGAAAAGCCCGGCGACTCTAACAAGAGCTTTTCCTATCATCTACATTTGAAGCAAACGATAGAGCAGGCGATTGCTGAAAACAAAGTTGAAAGGTATCACTTCACTTTGCTGCGCAATCTCTACGAAAAAACTTCCAGCTTTTTGGGGTATCCCAATTGGTCGGAGCTCTTGCCTGATGACAAGCAGCTCTATCTGGGCAGGGTCATGAATTTTACAAGCCATAGCACGTTGTCTAATGAGGCCGTTGCAGAACCCACTCCAGCAGAAAAAGCCATGGTCAAGTTGTTGCTCGATAATTTGAAAGACAAATACGGCTTTTGGAAGCAAGAGGGCGTATGAAGGCAGGACCGCCATCATTCCCAGTGATTACCACCGACGCTGGTAGCCATCAAGCAGCGCCCACGCGCTTAGGTGAATGTACGCACCCTGCGTGCTACAACACGAGAGAACGACCATGTCCAAGTACAACCTTACATTGCGCGATCAAACCACTGAGTTCTGCTCTACACCGCGTCTAATGGCGCGCTATAAAGGTAGAGGTATTGCTCAGCAATGAGAATATTTGGCTGACGCAGAAGCGGCTACGGCACGGTGTGCGCCAGCAGGCGGAACAGAAAACCCTCGCCGAGTATGAAAAGTTCAATACACAGCAGCGCATCGAATCTGATTTCGACCGCGACGTGAAAAAGCTGTTGCAGAAAAGGGACGCGCAAGAATGAGCGATTACACGACCATCGCCGAATCGAAAAGCTTCATCGTTCTGGACCAGTACACAAAGGAATCGCAGGTAGCCGAAAGCTATCAGAGCGAAGCCGATTTGGAGCGTGAGTTTATTGAGGATCTGGTCAATCAGGGTTATGAATACCTGCCCGGCCTGAACACGCCCCAAGCCCTGCTGGTCAATGTGCGCATGCAGCTGCAAACGCTTAATAACGCGCAGTTTTCCGACAGTGAGTGGCAGCGCTTTGTTGAGAGCTGGCTGGACAAGTCCAGTGATGGCCTCAATGAGAAAACCCGCAAGATCCATGACGACTACATTCATGACTTCGTCTTTGACGATGGCCGTATCCAGAACATCTACCTGCTGGACAAGAAAAACGTTCTGCGCAACAAGATGCAGGTGATCAAGCAGTTTGAGCAAAAGGGCAGCCACGCCAATCGCTACGACGTGACGATTCTGATCAATGGCTTGCCCCTGGTGCAGGTGGAATTGAAGAAGCGTGGTGTGGCGATTCGTGAGGCCTTCAATCAGGTGCACCGCTACAGCAAGGAGAGCTTGAATAGTGAGCATTCCTTGTTCAAATACCTGCAGCTAGTCGTGATCTCCAACGGCACCGACAGCCGTTACTTTGCCAACACCACTCAGCGCAACAAGAACAGCTTCGACTTCACCATGAACTGGGCGAGGGCCGATAACAGCCTGATCAAAGATCTGAAAGACTTTACCGCCACCTTCTTCCAGAAAGACACCTTGCTGAAGGTGCTGCTGCGCTATTCGGTTTTCGATACCAGCAACACACTGCTGGTGATGCGCCCGTACCAGATTGCCGCCACAGAACGCATTTTGTGGACGATCAACTGCGCGTATCAGGCCAAGAACTGGAGCAAGCGCGAAGGTGGCGGCTTCATCTGGCACACCACAGGCTCCGGCAAGACGCTGACCAGCTTCAAGGCGGCTCGTCTGGCCACTGAGCTGGCGTTTGTCGACAAGGTGTTCTTCGTGGTGGACCGCAAGGATCTGGATTACCAGACCATGAAGGAATACCAGCGCTTTTCCCCGGAAAGCGTGAATGGTTCGGACAGCACGGCGGGCCTGAAGCGTAACCTGGACAAGGACGACAACAAGATCATCGTCACCACCATCCAGAAGCTCAACAACCTCATGAAGAGCGAGCCCGACCTGCCCATTTACGGGAAACAGGTGGTGTTCATTTTCGACGAGTGCCACCGTAGCCAGTTTGGTGAAGCGCAGAAGAACCTGAAGAAGAAGTTCAAGAAGTTTTATCAGTTCGGCTTTACCGGCACGCCGATCTTTGCAGGCCATAACGCCTTAGGTGCGGAAGATACGGCAGGCGTGTTTGGCCGTGAATTGCACTCGTACGTGATCACCGATGCGATTCGCGACCAAAAGGTGCTCAAGTTTAAGGTCGATTACAACGATGTGCGGCCGCAGTTCAAGGCCATTGAAACCGAGCAGGATGAGAAAAAACTCAGCGCGGCTGAAAACAAGCAGGCGTTGCTGCACCCCGAGCGTATCCGAGAGATCACGCAGTACATTCTGAACAGCTACCGGCAGAAAACTCACCGCCTGCACGCGGGAAATAAGGGCTTCAACGCCATGTTCGCGGTCAGCAGCGTGGACGCTGCCAAGCTGTACTACGAGTCTTTCAGGACGTTACAGAAGGGCAGTGACAAGCCTTTGAGGGTGGCCACTATCTTCTCGTTCGCGGCCAATGAGGAGCAGGATGCGGTCGGTGAGATCGAGGACGAAAGCTTCGATGTTTCTGCCATGAACAGCAGCGCCAAGGAGTTTTTGAATGCGGCTATTGCGGACTACAACGGGCTGTTCAAAACCAACTTCAGCGTCGACAGCAACGGCTTTCAGAACTACTACCGCGACCTGGCTAAGCAAGTCAAAGCCAGGGAAATTGACCTGTTGATCGTGGTGGGCATGTTCCTCACCGGCTTCGATGCGCCCACGCTCAACACGCTGTTCGTCGACAAGAACCTGCGCTACCACGGCCTGATACAGGCCTATTCGCGCACCAACCGGATTTTTGATGCGACCAAGACCTTTGGCAATATCGTGACTTTCCGCGATCTGGAACAGGCGACCATCGATGCCATCACCTTGTTCGGCAACAGCAATACCCGAAACGTGGTGCTGGAGAAGAGCTACAAGGAGTACATGGAGGGCTTTACCGATGTGCTAACGGGCGAGGCGCGGCGTGGTTTCGTTGAGGTCGTTACAGAGCTGGAGCAGCGCTTCCCCAATCCTGCAGCGATTGAAAAAGAGTCTGATAAAAAGGCCTTTACCAAGCTGTTTGGCGAGTACTTGCGCGTGGAGAACGTGCTCCAGAACTACGATGAATTCGCCAGTCTGAAGGCCTTGCAAAGCTTGGACATGAACGATTCGGCGGCAATTGAGGCGTTCAAGGCACAGCATTATTTGAGCGATGAAGATCTTGCCGCACTGCAAGCGATCAAAATGCCGGCGGAGCGGAAAATCCAGGATTACCGCTCAACCTATAACGATGTGCGTGATTGGCTGCGCCGGGAAAAAGCGGGCGCAGAAAAGGAAAAATCCACCATCGATTGGGATGATGTGGTCTTTGAAGTGGACCTGCTCAAATCGCAGGAAATCAATCTAGATTACATCCTGGAGCTGATTTTTGAGCACAACAAGAAGATCAAGAGCAAATCGGATCTGGTGGATGAAGTGCGCCGGGTGATTCGTGCCAGTTTGGGTAATCGCGCGAAGGAAAGCTTGTTGGTCGATTTCATCAACCAGACCGATCTGGATCAGATTGGCGACAAGGCCAGCGTGATCGACGCCTTCTTCAGCTTTGCTCAAGCGGAACAGCTGCGTGAGGCACAAGATCTGATCTGCACCGAGAATCTGAATACCGAGGCGGCTAGACGCTATATCACCACCTCGCTCAAGCGTGAGTTTGCCAGTGACAGTGGTACTGAGCTCAATGCTGTCCTGCCAAAGATGAGCCCATTGAATCCGCAGTACCTGACCAAAAAGCAAAGTGTTTTCCAGAAAATCGCAGCATTTGTTGAGAAGTTTAAAGGGGTGGGCGGGAGCGTTTAAAAATATGAAGCTTAGTCTTGAACCATAACCTCGATATGTAAAAAAAAGCCCTAAAGCCTTTTATTTACGGGGCTGTAAGGCTTTTTTTTGCTCTTTCGAATTCAGCGCTAATTGACACTCATGCTTGTGTTGTCGCCGCTTCACATTTACGCTTTGTCCCGTCGCGGTCAATCCCGTGACCGGGTGTCAGAACCTGAATCAAAACCAAGGCGCGGTTTCTTCCATTCCGCACAGCCAGTGCTTCGTGCGCTAGCTGCTGCTTTTCTATGGCGGACCGTGCGGGGCAGGCTTCGGCCTGGCCGGTTCCTTGGTTTCCGGTTTCTGACCCCCGTACGGTTTGCCACCCTTTATCGCGTCAGAACGGTGGATGGCAATCCTTAATCAAACCAAGGAGATAAGGAAAATGGCATGCCCACCTTTTAAGCTCGTGCGCCACCCCGGCCCAATGGTTCAAGCTGCAAACTATCTCGGAGGATTCCGCGATGTTTGATCTTTCGCTTCTCATCGGTCTTCCCAAGCCCAACAGCATCGATACTTCATCGCTTACCCCTGAAGATGCAGCGATTAAACTGCGGCAGGCTGCCACTCTACGGCTTAACGGAGCCCAGAGTATTCTGCTTCATTTTCCGCAAGACGTTGAGTTGGCAGTAGAGCTGTTGGATGACGCAGCCGTGTTGTACGACAAGGCATTCCGAAATTTAACTGGTATTCCAGCTCAAAGCGTTCACCAACAGATCCATGAGTATGTCTCTGTCCCATCTGCTGAAGGCTCTCCTGCGATCCAAACCCCGTGGGGCGATGAGTTCGCTCCGATAATTAAGGACGGTGTTCGTTGCGCAGAGACTTGGCTTGAAGGCTCATCATTACCGTTATGGTGGGCGCTGTCTCAGAATAGAAAACGCCATCGTCCAGGTGATCCCCAAGAGGCATTTGAAGCAGGTTTTTTGCTGCGGCTGCAGCAGACGCTGATCATGCGACGTGAGGCCCTCGCTTCCCAATCAACCCGCTTTGATGCCTGAGTCTGTAATTGACGTTTAAGATTTGCTTTTCCCGCCAAACCCTTCGATCAAGCGATCTTTGATCGCGCTGATCGGAGGGTTCACTCGCTTTTTTCTCGAAGCCTCCGCGTTCCACCCTCCCATTTTCAAATTTGATTAACGCCACGCTTGCTTTCACCCGTCAGTAATCCCCACGATCCTGTCGGGTGCAACGCTATTCAGTGTATGTGCGAATCTTTTCGTTGGGCATGGGTGTAGGTGTGGCGACAGCGGCGACGCCGGCGACAACCCACGTAGAGTGTGGCCTGGGGAATGGCGACAGAAGTGGCGACAGTCGCCACTTTCTCAGCGCATTGACCGTGACGCTTGACCGCCTTTTCGTGTGGGTATAAAAATTGGCGCACGGATCGTTGTCGTTGACAGCACCAGCCCAGGTAGCCAGAACCTTGAAGGCTACGCCACTCGCGTGGTGGTTCTTCCCCAAGTGCGATTAGCGTCCGGCGGCTCGCACGGTCACTCCCCAAGAGTGATGGATGCCTACTCGACCAATCTGCCCATTGCGGCAGACGATGGACCTACCTCGCTGCATTGCAGCAACCTCACCTCTTGGCACACTTCGCTGCGCCAGACCTCGCCCGTCTCTTTCTCCAGGAAAGAGACGGGCGCTCGTACCATTGTTGCAAGCCGCGTCGTACAGGGCATTGCCGCAACTCTCCTCGTGACAATCTGCCTGACAACTCCGATTCGTCGCCATCCGCAACGACGCAGGCGCCGGTGCCGCAGCCCATGGATAGGCTGCACCTGACTGACAGTCAGGCGTGCCCCAGGTGTCGATGTTGTTGCTTTCTCCCACCCAGGATCTCTAGGTGCCGAACTCGTCAGTCGGCACAGTCTCCACCCGCCCGCATCTTCAGATGCGTCTAAGGAGGCCAGATTCATGGTTTTTGCCCTTGCTCCCGGTCGTAAGGAGCCGTTCGTTCCGCGTCAGTGAACACCTCACCGGCCGCAGGGGCCTTGATCCCTGATAACACTCAACAGCCGTGGCGGGACTACGTGAGGAAAACCAGCAATGAACGAGGAGAGGGCCCATGCAGCAGTTAGACCCGAAGCTTGAACTACCACAATCCCCTCGACCGCTGATTGAGTCGAATCCCGTGGCCCAGCCTTATCCGGTGCAGGCTCTGGGTGGGATTCTTGGGCCTGCGGTTGAGCGCATGGCCGAGGTCATCGGTGTCCCTCAGGCACTAGCCGCGCAATCGGTGTTGGCTGCCTCGGCGCTGGCCACCCAAGGTCATGCGGGCTTACAGCTCGACGGACGCAGTTATCCGCTGTCGCTGTACCTGATCACGGTCGCTGCGTCAGGTGATCGTAAGACCGCAGCGGATCGATTTGCACTGCTGCCAGCACGGCAATGGGAGCGTGAACAGTGGCAGCGCTATCGCGAACACCTTGCCCGATACCTTGCCGCACAGCGACAGGCGCAACGTATCAAACCTGGCGATCCTGAGTCCGCGAGCGCAATGTCGCTCGAAGCGGAGCCCTCAGCCCCTAGACTGATCACCACGGACCCGACTATCGAGGCCCTGATCAAGGGGCTTTGTCATGACTTGCCGAGCATGGGCCTGTTCTGTGACGAAGGCGGGCAATTCCTCGGCAGCAGCACCATGAATAGGGATAACCGTTTAAAAGCCGTGACGACCTTATCGTCGCTCTGGGACGGTAGCCCGATTGATCGTGCGCGCTCGATGGCTGGCGAAAGCCTGCGAGCCTACGACCGACGCTTGAGCCTGCACCTGATGCTGCAACCGTATCTAGCCATGCAGTTACTCTGTGACCCGTTGCTGCAGGGGCAAGGCATTCTCGGGCGCTGCCTGATGACTTGGCCCACTAGCCTAGCCGGACAACGCAGCTACCAGGCTGTCGACTTGTCCAAAGACGCTGCCCTAACGCGCTATTACCACCGCCTTTCGGCGCTGTTTCATCAGCCGTGGTCATTGTCTCCTGATGGTGCTCTACAGCTATCACTGCTGACCCTCAGTCCATTGGCCCGTCGTCGCTGGATTGATCTGCATGATGCTATCGAGGCCCAGCTGGGTGAGTTTGGCGAACTAGCAAGCGTGCGGCCTAGCGGATCGAAGGCTGCCGACAACCTGCTGCGTGTCGCCAGCATCCTTGCCGTGGTGGAGGAGAGCAGCGTCGTGGAGGTCGACCACATCCAACGGGCCTCGACCTTAATT encodes the following:
- a CDS encoding type I restriction endonuclease subunit R — protein: MSDYTTIAESKSFIVLDQYTKESQVAESYQSEADLEREFIEDLVNQGYEYLPGLNTPQALLVNVRMQLQTLNNAQFSDSEWQRFVESWLDKSSDGLNEKTRKIHDDYIHDFVFDDGRIQNIYLLDKKNVLRNKMQVIKQFEQKGSHANRYDVTILINGLPLVQVELKKRGVAIREAFNQVHRYSKESLNSEHSLFKYLQLVVISNGTDSRYFANTTQRNKNSFDFTMNWARADNSLIKDLKDFTATFFQKDTLLKVLLRYSVFDTSNTLLVMRPYQIAATERILWTINCAYQAKNWSKREGGGFIWHTTGSGKTLTSFKAARLATELAFVDKVFFVVDRKDLDYQTMKEYQRFSPESVNGSDSTAGLKRNLDKDDNKIIVTTIQKLNNLMKSEPDLPIYGKQVVFIFDECHRSQFGEAQKNLKKKFKKFYQFGFTGTPIFAGHNALGAEDTAGVFGRELHSYVITDAIRDQKVLKFKVDYNDVRPQFKAIETEQDEKKLSAAENKQALLHPERIREITQYILNSYRQKTHRLHAGNKGFNAMFAVSSVDAAKLYYESFRTLQKGSDKPLRVATIFSFAANEEQDAVGEIEDESFDVSAMNSSAKEFLNAAIADYNGLFKTNFSVDSNGFQNYYRDLAKQVKAREIDLLIVVGMFLTGFDAPTLNTLFVDKNLRYHGLIQAYSRTNRIFDATKTFGNIVTFRDLEQATIDAITLFGNSNTRNVVLEKSYKEYMEGFTDVLTGEARRGFVEVVTELEQRFPNPAAIEKESDKKAFTKLFGEYLRVENVLQNYDEFASLKALQSLDMNDSAAIEAFKAQHYLSDEDLAALQAIKMPAERKIQDYRSTYNDVRDWLRREKAGAEKEKSTIDWDDVVFEVDLLKSQEINLDYILELIFEHNKKIKSKSDLVDEVRRVIRASLGNRAKESLLVDFINQTDLDQIGDKASVIDAFFSFAQAEQLREAQDLICTENLNTEAARRYITTSLKREFASDSGTELNAVLPKMSPLNPQYLTKKQSVFQKIAAFVEKFKGVGGSV
- a CDS encoding LasR-specific antiactivator QslA, which translates into the protein MFDLSLLIGLPKPNSIDTSSLTPEDAAIKLRQAATLRLNGAQSILLHFPQDVELAVELLDDAAVLYDKAFRNLTGIPAQSVHQQIHEYVSVPSAEGSPAIQTPWGDEFAPIIKDGVRCAETWLEGSSLPLWWALSQNRKRHRPGDPQEAFEAGFLLRLQQTLIMRREALASQSTRFDA
- a CDS encoding YfjI family protein gives rise to the protein MQQLDPKLELPQSPRPLIESNPVAQPYPVQALGGILGPAVERMAEVIGVPQALAAQSVLAASALATQGHAGLQLDGRSYPLSLYLITVAASGDRKTAADRFALLPARQWEREQWQRYREHLARYLAAQRQAQRIKPGDPESASAMSLEAEPSAPRLITTDPTIEALIKGLCHDLPSMGLFCDEGGQFLGSSTMNRDNRLKAVTTLSSLWDGSPIDRARSMAGESLRAYDRRLSLHLMLQPYLAMQLLCDPLLQGQGILGRCLMTWPTSLAGQRSYQAVDLSKDAALTRYYHRLSALFHQPWSLSPDGALQLSLLTLSPLARRRWIDLHDAIEAQLGEFGELASVRPSGSKAADNLLRVASILAVVEESSVVEVDHIQRASTLIGYYLTEIQRLTEQEPVCRVKEEADRLLRWLKVKDWKRFSIRDLNRNGPRFARKSSRHTTKLLVELLDHHWLITDGQTFEVRHVQSR